Proteins encoded together in one Hylaeus volcanicus isolate JK05 chromosome 3, UHH_iyHylVolc1.0_haploid, whole genome shotgun sequence window:
- the LOC128874201 gene encoding uncharacterized protein LOC128874201 isoform X2, producing MDPVGPWYTSYNRLTTGSATNTFQSTTSSTSSDFVSHHLATAATQVVPSTTSQLLLQAAHTTATLAGQPSPFNPGGFLSPPPVGYDVFSPLFHHPNPKQAHYVTQHRQALAQAQVVSVGKQNTTTEPDIPALRENYSSAHQPTFFEHQGAATSPTSTLAWTHQNNAQLPSPFGILPHESVVPSSPGPSTTKATSGIYENTFNSHFATTQTINNINSQLSTSSVSAAEFKSSSYPDSKKAVSVRPQSPTVNIKSAVSTSQANNNQTFFQQVPTTFSSETLTNNYSAGNGNQTSNGKVQPSLQHQQSCIVSTPNNTAGKEYRIPQPPARSVASTTIFLNTSVRSVSSQVQDKQSTRNSNFASPPNKATSTSQQSIQTKAQTKIYPELSAHSEHRRNEQTSQDNTQSSPISFSIMDSRSLNYTAGNSTNCTNTGGKLGNQRTPSNNNLQTHPQQSQQQQFHVLSQQQQQQQQQTSYRHYLAGSDSEYHHPGRSKSATSTDSVYSSNNSSQNGPDCNVVVPRRPSPLQAHSQASPLGHVPSPAYPMYNSPMATISSPSPLQQHAENNGNQCTSGPPYKGNVQQQVTPPSPLDVTVPRPASQGQVVYSSVITRALGATENKTTYNTDSKNYDRQQDFSQTPKQVCWENDNRQSNNNRKFSVALYTGGNAEINPQTLPVQQQVQRVINVADRQQTYFESNQVTLQDLSSCRGDPMSIVKNLQTLQQGSCQVQQQTTVSVTPTEQQKQVEERRKVDTANKKRKSLEKAGHSSLNEISGTATVTEYLSRIPPPAHHNTNQQQQNGYFDFERWNLPPPPTKMFPGTSGAFSSQSTLHHSSNFVGTPAHQHQSLMVPHHHAPPPIPYFPAFHIPPSHHHPHEFQSSIEITPIGFGENTVNQNVNYSQEVRDDQPKVIVPNIEEELGFLQQNQQPIQTVSVINKDFKRSSKDPNSGFMTSYLKFLQGEREPSPPPAVRGGRKATWNRSKPYIPVEPNKPVGSSTNGETVKTEKPPPPKETPAIDYANDPRYFPLPKERKKDNFDSSDDGFTSDDDFLFPPKKPDKKVTNTSSSNTTEIVTIKPEGKSKKGKTAKPGGPTERKRRAAKTEATTISSSGKASKKHEEVDPLLLPPRRETSRRKAKEKTSVKQFLDRQQGIDYFDNDEEQGDSDSDPAWTPAVKLVGDEEEKKKKRTRPVISKKSRKVLDEDDYPLADVSKKSSRRKHEAQSKTGSVAGKVSCKIDEKLIASVSDEDIDISPFKSGEFVVIKADLNEEYPPLWRIDGKTLLQKYEPFKSNGKTLYRNISTYSGWAPQNRHIYQQVPVKFWQQGKTETVVEFLRNEMIVDDSESIDKSMKETEKYQDNFEVYIQTLISQALDSNFLTEIFQEQDDYFLSNVKTVDEVTEERKRRLLSTTKWRTNVINAISTWPCLNVLKDLPSIEYKGKSCAGCQQSKIHARVLLYGQPYNATTLEGSPPDPRIPQEKDFLLCRVCQAKVALFNKVAHQKYLMFLECARRVADKRVADPNKDTTIILNELLADEPWLNQLFKEVRAIWAEIDNLEQQVKAKSCSKSTSSSSVYNVGGMAENVSLTQKTEITAKISDSQVPTQKTEDNSETVSCNVQMSSIPS from the exons ATGGACCCCGTTGGTCCATGGTATACATCGTATAATCGTCTTACCACAGGTAGTGCAACCAACACATTTCAATCGACGACTTCTAGCACAAGCAGTGACTTTGTATCTCATCACTTAGCAACGGCTGCTACACAAGTAGTTCCATCGACAACGTCGCAGTTACTTTTGCAAGCAGCCCATACAACAGCAACTCTGGCGGGTCAACCATCACCATTTAACCCAGGGGGGTTTTTGTCTCCACCCCCTGTGGGATACGATGTCTTCTCACCTTTGTTTCATCATCCTAATCCTAAACAAGCGCATTATGTTACGCAACATAGGCAAGCTCTTGCTCAAGCACAAGTAGTGTCGGTAGGAAAACAGAATACCACGACAGAGCCTGATATCCCAGCGCTAAGGGAGAATTATAGTTCGGCGCATCAACCAACATTTTTCGAACATCAAGGTGCAGCTACGTCACCCACATCTACGTTGGCTTGGACGCATCAGAATAATGCACAGTTACCGAGCCCATTTGGTATTTTACCGCACGAAAGCGTGGTTCCATCGTCTCCAGGACCATCTACCACTAAAGCAACTAGTGGAATTTacgaaaatacatttaattccCATTTTGCTACAACtcaaactataaataatatcaattctCAGCTGTCTACATCATCTGTTTCAGCTGCTGAATTTAAATCGTCGAGTTACCCAGATAGTAAAAAAGCAGTAAGCGTTAGGCCTCAGTCGCCAACGGTAAACATCAAATCGGCGGTTTCCACGTCGCAAGCAAATaacaatcaaacattttttcaacaagtaCCTACTACCTTTAGTTCCGAAACattaacgaataattattctgCTGGTAATGGAAATCAAACTTCGAATGGGAAAGTACAGCCTTCCCTTCAGCATCAACAATCGTGCATTGTTTCAACTCCGAATAATACAGCTGGCAAAGAGTATAGAATTCCTCAACCACCTGCTAGATCAGTTGCATCGAcgactatatttttaaatacctcTGTCAGATCTGTGTCTTCGCAAGTTCAAGATAAACAATCGACGCGAAATAGTAATTTCGCTTCGCCGCCGAATAAAGCAACTTCTACGTCTCAACAAAGCATTCAAACGAAAGCACAGACAAAGATATATCCAGAATTAAGTGCACACAGCGAACATAGGCGAAATGAACAAACATCTCAAGATAATACGCAATCGTCCCCTATCAGTTTTTCTATTATGGACTCGCGAAGTTTAAATTACACAGCTGGAAATAGtacaaattgtacaaatactGGTGGAAAACTCGGTAATCAAAGAACTCCGTCGAACAATAACTTGCAGACCCATCCTCAGCAATCGCAACAGCAacaatttcatgttttaagtcaacagcaacaacagcagcaacaacagaCGTCGTATAGGCATTACTTAGCAGGATCTGATTCGGAATATCATCATCCAGGCAGATCGAAGTCTGCAACTTCTACCGATTCTGTTTACTCGTCCAATAATTCCTCTCAAAATGGACCTGATTGTAATGTTGTTGTACCACGAAGACCGAGTCCGTTGCAAGCGCATTCGCAAGCAAGTCCATTGGGACATGTCCCAAGTCCTGCTTATCCCATGTATAACAGTCCAATGGCTACGATATCGTCTCCTTCGCCGTTACAGCAACACGcagaaaataatggaaatcaATGTACAAGTGGACCACCGTATAAAGGAAATGTACAACAGCAAGTTACACCTCCTTCACCGCTAGACGTTACCGTGCCGCGACCCGCATCGCAAGGCCAAGTTGTATATTCGTCGGTTATTACAAGAGCTTTAGGTGctactgaaaataaaacaacgtaCAATACGGATAGTAAAAATTACGATAGACAACAAGACTTCTCGCAAACACCAAAACAAGTCTGCTGGGAAAACGATAATCGGCAATCGaacaataatagaaaattttccgTTGCTTTATATACTGGTGGAAACGCTGAAATAAATCCTCAGACTCTGCCAGTTCAACAACAAGTACAACGAGTAATAAATGTTGCGGATAGACAACAGACGTATTTTGAATCTAATCAGGTAACTCTGCAAGACTTGAGTAGCTGTAGAGGAGATCCTATGAGTATAGTAAAGAATTTGCAGACGCTACAACAAGGTTCTTGTCAAGTACAACAACAAACTACTGTTTCTGTCACTCCAACCGAACAACAGAAACAAGTAGAAGAACGTCGCAAAGTAGATACTGccaataaaaaaaggaagagtTTAGAAAAGGCTGGACACAGCTCTTTGAATGAGATAAGCGGAACAGCAACAGTGACGGAATATTTAAGTAGAATACCACCACCCGCGCATCATAATACAaatcaacaacaacaaaatggCTACTTTGATTTTGAAAGATGGAATCTACCTCCACCACctacaaaaatgtttcctgGTACGTCTGGGGCTTTCAGTTCTCAATCAACTTTACACCATTCAAGTAATTTCGTTGGTACACCAGCGCATCAACACCAGTCTCTGATGGTTCCTCATCACCATGCTCCACCCCCTATACCATACTTTCCCGCTTTTCACATCCCTCCAAGCCATCACCACCCACATGAATTTCAGTCTTCCATTGAAATTACGCCTATTGGTTTCGGTGAAAATACAGTAAatcaaaatgttaattatagTCAAGAAGTCAGAGACGATCAGCCTAAAGTAATTGTTCCTAATATTGAAGAAGAATTAGGTTTTCTACAGCAAAATCAGCAACCTATTCAAACTGTGAGCGTAATAAACAAAGACTTCAAACGGTCCAGTAAAGATCCTAACTCAGGATTCATGacaagttatttaaaattcttacaAGGTGAGAGGGAACCCTCGCCTCCACCTGCAGTTCGCGGTGGAAGAAAAGCAACTTGGAATAGGTCGAAACCTTATATTCCTGTCGAACCTAATAAACCAGTTGGAAGTTCTACAAATGGGGAAACAGTAAAAACAGAAAAGCCACCACCACCTAAAGAAACACCGGCAATTGATTACGCAAACGATCCCCGATATTTCCCATTACCAAAAGAGAGGAAGAAAGATAATTTTGATTCAAGCGACGATGGTTTTACTAGCGATGATGATTTTCTGTTTCCTCCTAAAAAACCTGAcaaaaaagtaacaaacaCAAGTTCATCTAATACAACAGAGATAGTGACTATAAAACCCGAAGGAAAATCTAAGAAGGGAAAAACAGCTAAACCTGGAGGACCaacagagagaaaaagaagagcaGCAAAAACAGAAGCAACGACAATTTCGTCGTCTGGAAAAGCGTCGAAAAAGCATGAAGAAG tGGATCCTCTACTCTTACCTCCGAGACGAGAAACATCTCGGAGaaaagcgaaagaaaaaacTTCGGTAAAACAGTTTTTAGATCGGCAACAGGGTATAGATTACTTCGATAATGATGAAGAACAGGGTGATTCTGATTCCGATCCTGCTTGGACGCCTGCTGTAAAATTGGTTggagatgaagaagaaaagaagaaaaaacgcACGAGACCTGTTATAAGCAAAAAGAGCAGGAAAGTCTTAGATGAAGATGACTACCCTCTTGCTGATGTTTCGAAGAAGTCGAGCAGGAGGAAGCACGAAGCACAGTCGAAAACTGGAAGTGTCGCGGGAAAGGTGTCTTGTAAGATAGATGAAAAACTTATAGCGTCAGTTAGCGATGAAGATATCGATATTTCACCATTTAAG TCTGGAGAATTTGTTGTAATTAAGGCAGATTTAAACGAAGAATATCCTCCGCTGTGGAGAATAGATGGCAAAACGTTACTCCAAAAATATGAGCCATTTAAATCCAATGGGAAGACCTTATACAGAAACATATCCACG TATTCGGGTTGGGCACCGCAAAACCGCCACATATATCAACAAGTTCCGGTGAAGTTTTGGCAGCAAGGCAAGACAGAAACTGTGGTAGAATTTTTGAGAAATGAAATGATCGTTGATGATAg CGAAAGTATCGATAAATCCATGAAGgaaactgaaaaatatcaaGATAATTTTGAAGTATATATACAAACATTGATTTCTCAAGCTTTGGATTCTAATTTCCTTAcggaaatatttcaagaacaAG ATgattattttctatcaaacGTCAAAACTGTCGATGAAGTAACGGAAGAGAGAAAACGTCGTCTTCTGTCGACAACGAAATGGCGAACAAACGTTATAAATGCAATATCAACGTGGCCATGTCTCAATGTTCTCAAGGATTTACCATCCATAGAGTACAAAGGAAAATCGTGTGCTGGTTGCCAGCAGTCGAAAATTCATGCAAGGGTTTTATTATATGGTCAACCATATAATGCGACTACGTTGGAAGGTTCTCCGCCTGACCCAAGAATACCTCAAGAAAAg gattttttattatgcCGAGTATGTCAAGCAAAGGTAGCTCTGTTCAATAAAGTGGCTCATCagaaatatttgatgtttttggAGTGTGCAAGAAGAGTAGCTGATAAAAGAGTAGCAGATCCTAATAAAGATACTacgattatattaaatgaattattagcGGACGAACCGTGGTTAAACCAg ctATTTAAAGAAGTTAGAGCGATCTGGGCAGAAATAGATAATTTGGAACAACAAGTAAAAGCAAAGTCGTGTTCAAAATCTACTTCATCCTCTTCAGTGTATAATGTGGGAGGAATGGCTGAAAATGTTTCACTAACGcaaaaaactgaaattactGCTAAAATTTCCGATTCACAGGTGCCTACACAAAAAACTGAAGACAATTCCGAAACAGTGTCTTGCAATGTGCAAATGAGCAGTATACCATCTTAG